Part of the Sinorhizobium sp. BG8 genome, GACTGTTGGCGACGAAAGCGAGACAGGCGATGGATAGCGCCCCGGCAAGAACGGCAAATCTCTTCCGCATGGTGGGTCCGATCCTGGAAATGGGTTCAGAGTCAATCATCACGGGCGTCATGGATGATAATGCCCGGCCCCCTGGGTGGCCAGCGCACTCATGCTTCGCGAACGGGGCCGCAAATGAAAGTAGGTTACAGTTACAAACGCCCCGGGCGCGGCGTCTTGGTCGCACCAGACACCTGATGAGAACCCTACCACGCCATGCGTGCGCAAAGGATCGTACGCTACGGATCCTGGTGGTCGGCTATCGCAAGCCCTTTCAAGCCCGGATGAACAGAACTCCCGTTAAGCCAACCACTACGAGGCACTGAAGAATGAACATTGGCAGATCCGATGACATTACCGCTCCTCCCGCTCGATCGAGCCCGGGTCCTGACCCTAAAGTCTTCCTGCCGCCATCGGTTCCACCTGCTGCAGATGTCCCCGCAGATCCATAACGTGCGAGCCTGCCGAAACCACCGATTGATGAGAACTATCTCATAGATGCCGGCATTTCGAAATGCGCAACGTCATTCCTGCCTGACGGTCCGGTGGAATGCGATGAGAGGAAGCACCTCGATGCGTCCGCCCAGACATGCGGCCCGCAAAAACGATTCAATTTCCAACAAGGGTCATTCCGTTTTAATCCAATCTGCGCTATGGCATCCGCAGTGCCTCGAGGCAGAGTGGAGGCACGGACGGAACCAAGGTGGAGCCAGATCGAGACATGTCCGCAAAAATCTATCGTCCCGCAAAGACGGCAATGCAGTCGGGCAAGGCCAAGACCCATCTTTGGGTTCTGGAGTTCGATCAGGAATCGCCGCGCACCATCGACCCCGTCATGGGGTATACGAGCTCGCGCGACACGCGCCAGCAGGTTAAGCTTTTCTTCGAAACGGCGGAACTGGCGGTGGCCTACGCCGAGCGCAACGGAATAGAATACCGTTTGATCGAGCCGAAGGAAGCGACCCGCAAGCGCGTCGCCTATCCGGACAATTTTCGCTTCAATCGCATGCAGCCCTGGACCCACTGAGGGTCTTCAGTCTTCCGGAGAAAAGCCGGACCGGGGCCCCTTAGCTCAGCTGGATAGAGCACCTGCCTTCTAAGCAGGTTGTCGCAGGTTCGAGTCCTGCAGGGGTCGCCACTATCTTCAACCCATTGAAATCACATCATTAACTCAACTACTGGTCTTAACTGATCTGAGGTGGGAACAATCGGCGTTGCCTCGTCGTCCATCGCAACTCCTGGATACCCTAGCCATCGCCCCCGCAACGTCTATCTCGCAGACAGTGTAGCCCTCGGATACCGCAAAGGGAGCCCCACTGTGCGCGGCTGCAGGACGCGTTGAAAGCATGGAGGCGACGGAGTAAAATACTGGCGGATACTTTGATTGGACACAGACCGATTTCTAACTGTCGTCCAGCTGCCCGCCCGAGTTCCGGCAACGACCGGATCGCTGGCCTGCCGATTTTATGGCAGTTTTTAGGTCGAATTTTTCGACACTCGACATGCATCAAGAAGAATGTCGGCGCCTACCCATGAATTATCCTTGCTGGTTTTGTTGTCTGCGTAGCTCGTACCGCGTCTCGCAAATAAAGAAGGTGACGTGCGATGCTATCTGCCTACCTTAACTGCACAGAGTTTTTATCACCAGAAGAGCTCACGCAATTGCAACGGGTCTTCGACGACACGTGCTTGCAACAGCGAGTCGATCACCGATCGGCGCTCGCTGACGAAGTGGCGAAACAACTCATCCGTCTCTATCAGGGCGGTGTTCGCGACTCGGCTGAAATTGCGGCGATCATGGAGCATCGGTTCCACCGGCACTGATTTAACGATGAGGCAGACGCCCATTGAGGGCGAATGCAGGGCAATCGGCAGCCGG contains:
- a CDS encoding ETC complex I subunit yields the protein MSAKIYRPAKTAMQSGKAKTHLWVLEFDQESPRTIDPVMGYTSSRDTRQQVKLFFETAELAVAYAERNGIEYRLIEPKEATRKRVAYPDNFRFNRMQPWTH